In Moorella sp. Hama-1, a single genomic region encodes these proteins:
- a CDS encoding TIGR02678 family protein, protein MEKNSPRWEMEKRECAQALLNRPWVTKEADPDLFRAIRSHYEELRDWFREHCGFTLLVNRHFAKLEKVPGRAQPWMGFSEFNDPRDYALFTYGLWYLEGKGDGEQFLLTEMVTAIREHLLGSGVELDWTLYDHRLSMVRALKRLQEMGILQAVDGDEMEWVRSGGDQNVLYESSPLGRYVLRRFPRDLTTYTRMEELGEGLYADTPEGQLLRRKHHIYRRLVQEPVVYDREWSPEELHYVLTQRRSLLEQMANMLGLEGRRYREGLIFFYPEATGEMQLFPTARTLSDIALLLAGEVRRLLGQENSHLYVDEQGRLHLTRADLEGLVLGLRERYKEYWSQQYRRTRSGELAADLLAHLEEWGLAGHGPGDEIWLEPALARWSGNYEDPYMGGDASTSEQ, encoded by the coding sequence ATGGAAAAGAACTCCCCCCGCTGGGAAATGGAAAAGCGGGAGTGCGCCCAGGCCCTCCTGAACCGCCCCTGGGTGACCAAAGAGGCCGACCCCGACCTCTTCCGCGCCATCCGCAGCCACTATGAGGAGTTGCGGGACTGGTTCCGGGAGCACTGCGGCTTTACCCTGCTGGTTAACCGCCACTTCGCTAAGTTGGAGAAGGTTCCCGGCCGGGCGCAGCCCTGGATGGGGTTCAGCGAGTTTAATGACCCGCGGGATTATGCTCTCTTTACCTATGGCCTGTGGTACCTTGAAGGCAAGGGGGACGGGGAACAGTTCCTATTAACGGAAATGGTGACGGCCATCCGGGAACACCTCCTGGGCAGCGGCGTGGAGCTGGACTGGACCCTTTATGATCACCGCCTATCTATGGTTCGGGCTTTGAAACGCCTGCAGGAGATGGGCATCCTCCAGGCAGTGGACGGGGACGAGATGGAGTGGGTGCGTTCCGGGGGCGACCAGAACGTCCTCTACGAGAGTTCGCCCCTGGGGCGTTACGTCCTGCGCCGGTTTCCCCGTGACCTGACTACCTACACCCGCATGGAAGAGCTGGGGGAGGGCCTTTACGCCGATACCCCGGAAGGGCAACTGCTCCGGCGCAAGCACCATATCTACCGCCGCCTGGTCCAGGAACCAGTGGTCTACGACCGGGAATGGAGCCCGGAGGAGCTGCACTACGTTTTGACCCAGCGTCGTTCCCTCCTGGAGCAGATGGCAAACATGCTCGGCCTAGAAGGTCGGCGCTACCGGGAGGGTTTGATTTTTTTCTACCCCGAGGCCACTGGCGAGATGCAGCTCTTTCCCACGGCGCGGACCCTTTCCGACATCGCCCTGCTCCTGGCCGGCGAGGTCAGGAGGCTTCTAGGCCAGGAGAACAGCCACCTTTATGTAGACGAGCAGGGGCGCCTGCACCTCACCCGGGCCGACCTGGAAGGCCTGGTCCTGGGCCTGCGGGAGCGCTATAAAGAGTACTGGAGCCAGCAATACCGCCGTACTCGCAGCGGCGAACTGGCGGCAGATTTGCTGGCCCACCTGGAAGAATGGGGCCTGGCCGGGCATGGCCCTGGCGATGAAATCTGGCTGGAGCCAGCCCTGGCCCGGTGGAGCGGCAACTATGAGGACCCATACATGGGAGGCGACGCCTCTACCAGCGAACAATGA
- a CDS encoding vitamin B12 dependent-methionine synthase activation domain-containing protein — protein sequence MHSALNWPPGATNILRDLEATVDTEKLLALQGMEKGRRLDAHITEMYDNICREARTLAEPAFAWSYHEVTVINGHELHLAGGQIISSRFLAQKLAPAQGVIVMAATIGPRLEIRIKEYQAAGDTLASYLLDLAGSALVEDAYYSGFQQVEMAAAAAGLEATTPFGPGHSYWDNLADQKVLFSLVDAAGLGITLTPSYLMLPRKSVSGISGIGKGFATGEYHCQYCHLRRSCPLSRAKEAAAPAG from the coding sequence TTGCACTCCGCGCTAAACTGGCCTCCCGGGGCCACTAACATCCTCCGAGATTTGGAGGCTACAGTAGATACCGAAAAACTCCTGGCCCTGCAGGGCATGGAAAAAGGGCGCCGGCTGGACGCCCATATTACCGAAATGTACGATAACATCTGCCGGGAGGCCCGCACCCTGGCGGAACCCGCCTTTGCCTGGTCCTACCATGAAGTGACGGTAATTAACGGCCACGAACTCCACCTGGCCGGGGGGCAAATTATTAGCAGTCGCTTTCTAGCCCAGAAGCTGGCCCCGGCCCAGGGGGTCATCGTCATGGCCGCCACCATCGGCCCACGCCTGGAAATAAGAATCAAAGAGTACCAGGCCGCCGGCGATACCCTGGCCAGCTACCTCCTGGATCTGGCCGGCTCGGCCCTGGTGGAGGACGCCTACTACAGCGGCTTCCAGCAGGTAGAGATGGCGGCTGCGGCTGCTGGCCTGGAAGCCACCACGCCCTTCGGTCCCGGCCACTCTTACTGGGATAACCTGGCCGACCAGAAGGTCCTCTTCTCCCTGGTGGATGCCGCCGGCCTGGGGATCACTTTGACGCCGTCATACTTAATGCTGCCACGCAAGTCCGTTTCGGGTATCAGTGGCATTGGTAAGGGCTTTGCCACCGGCGAGTACCACTGCCAGTACTGCCACCTGCGCCGCTCCTGCCCTTTAAGCCGGGCCAAAGAGGCGGCAGCGCCGGCCGGGTAA
- a CDS encoding TIGR02680 family protein: MWRLERAGILNFWYYDEAEFELVDGRLVLRGANGSGKSVTMQSFLPLVLDGDKRPWRLDPFGSRDRRIEYYLLLEPDSGITERTAYLWLEFYHQEQERYLTVGIGLRARRNQNGVNFWGFAITDNRRPGRNIFFYKRDFSSGREEHIPLTRAELEEAIGAGGEVVREQGEYQQLVNRLLFGYSEPQAYQELLDLLIQLRSPKLSKDFKPSTVYEILQAALPPLLDDELRPLAEVLEEMDAIGDRLAELEIHTREVEGLQRSYHNYNALRLYTASRELLAARRHQQEQQHMVQAEAETITGLEETLVAIAGELQAREAEQQQIQAEVKVLSEHEAWQKQSELNRLRQEAGRLEADCQRAATRSREWRERADRATREKEALAAELETNRASQYQILTEMGPRADEAAFSYHPIYAGSWEKAPPLTEPSWQSWLADLRQQEEHLGRALELARRLTQLGERRRLAEVELSRAREERDGCEAAEHRAEAACAAAQEALQESIFAWRRQLQVLPLTENTLQAVLAALTRYPEVDYEDCRAPVQDSYHQAREALMARRVEWQRQLQEHQAQKEALVAELKEWQTRKEPQPPAGEARQRARQRRGNGSGAPLYAACEFRPEVEPALQARLEATLEAAGLLDAWLSPGGLIGVAEDEEEVWLEAAPLALGPTLADFLYPTPPTGSGLTEDQVAAVLATIAVDTDYAAGGAVLPETGRFQLGPLAGQVPGKPRAEYIGLETRRQTRLAAIARLEGLIQEEEEVLARCREELRRLEEEETTLRQELAAFPGGEELRHAWQQWEKAHLALEQAAAVVASCSTRLGEIAREQQQVTADLHQLLAGSPLPPREAGLEAAMAALRHYRELVLELKAAWQQGQSLLARAERATSDLEEARARLAREEQEEASLRARLAEYQAQVAAVEKILADMGLADIDRRLKELTAHLEELNRTLKSLTEKHQQHDKDLAVARTRLEGLTSELDRRREATRAARQNWDDEWQRRLLAEWEEVADPASDAELEQVLQQIVRRYRERWDKANLQAVTNSLMDAFHSARQALLDYVPELLSDEESERLLVVFCRDRDHPLTPALLLKELEQARAEQQLLLSQKDRELYEEILFHDVGKTISQKINRAERWVREMNRLMQARQTSSGLRLSLKWEPRPAQNEREMDTAELIKLLRFDRHLLRDEQIDRVIEHFRSRINWARQEAESQDTLRQRIKQVLDYREWFRFTLYYEKGDQPRRELTDSRFNVLSGGEKAMAMYIPLFAATYSRYSDARADAPRLISLDEAFAGVDEENLQDMFGLLTEMGFNYMMTSQVLWGCYASVPGLAIYELYRPRGATCVTIFHYRWDGYQRHLVEKGNGEDAGADLQEALAEVAAGEDSDSTGTAAGAKAVVFGSVPGSDFN, encoded by the coding sequence ATGTGGCGCCTGGAAAGGGCCGGCATCCTGAATTTCTGGTACTACGACGAAGCCGAGTTTGAACTGGTGGACGGCCGCCTGGTCTTGCGCGGCGCCAACGGTTCCGGTAAGTCGGTGACCATGCAGAGCTTTCTGCCCCTGGTGCTGGACGGCGACAAGCGTCCCTGGCGCCTGGACCCCTTCGGCTCCCGGGACCGGCGCATCGAGTATTACCTGCTCCTGGAGCCCGACAGCGGCATCACCGAGCGGACGGCCTACCTGTGGCTGGAGTTCTATCACCAGGAACAGGAGCGCTACCTGACGGTGGGCATCGGCCTGCGGGCGCGGCGCAACCAGAACGGCGTCAACTTCTGGGGCTTCGCCATTACCGACAACCGCCGCCCGGGGCGGAATATCTTCTTCTACAAACGGGATTTCAGCAGCGGCCGGGAGGAACATATCCCCCTGACCCGCGCCGAACTGGAAGAAGCCATCGGCGCCGGGGGCGAGGTCGTCCGGGAGCAGGGCGAGTACCAGCAGCTGGTCAACCGCCTCCTCTTCGGCTACAGCGAGCCCCAGGCCTACCAGGAACTCCTGGACCTTCTCATTCAACTGCGCAGCCCCAAGCTATCCAAGGACTTCAAACCCTCGACGGTCTATGAAATCCTCCAGGCGGCCCTGCCGCCCCTGCTGGACGATGAATTGCGGCCCCTGGCCGAGGTCCTGGAGGAAATGGACGCCATCGGCGATCGCCTGGCGGAACTGGAAATCCACACCCGTGAGGTCGAGGGCTTGCAGCGGAGCTACCATAACTATAATGCCCTGCGCCTCTATACAGCCTCCCGTGAGCTGCTGGCGGCCCGCCGACACCAGCAGGAGCAGCAGCATATGGTCCAGGCTGAGGCAGAGACCATCACCGGGTTGGAAGAAACCCTGGTGGCAATAGCCGGCGAGCTCCAGGCCAGGGAAGCAGAACAGCAACAGATTCAGGCTGAGGTTAAAGTCCTGTCCGAACACGAGGCCTGGCAAAAGCAGAGTGAGTTAAACCGCTTGCGCCAGGAGGCCGGGCGGCTGGAAGCGGATTGCCAGCGGGCCGCTACCCGCAGCCGGGAGTGGCGGGAACGGGCCGACCGGGCGACGAGGGAAAAGGAAGCCCTGGCTGCGGAACTGGAAACGAACCGGGCCAGCCAGTACCAGATTCTAACGGAAATGGGCCCCCGGGCCGACGAAGCCGCCTTCAGCTACCATCCCATCTATGCCGGCTCCTGGGAAAAAGCCCCGCCGCTAACCGAACCCTCCTGGCAGTCGTGGCTGGCCGACCTCCGCCAGCAGGAGGAGCACCTGGGCCGGGCCCTGGAACTCGCCCGGCGCCTTACCCAGCTGGGGGAACGCCGCCGCCTGGCCGAGGTGGAGTTGAGCCGGGCCCGGGAGGAACGTGACGGCTGCGAGGCTGCCGAACACCGGGCGGAAGCCGCCTGCGCCGCCGCCCAGGAAGCCCTCCAGGAGAGCATCTTTGCCTGGCGGCGGCAGCTTCAGGTCCTTCCCCTCACGGAGAATACCCTGCAAGCCGTCCTGGCGGCTTTAACCCGGTATCCGGAGGTCGACTATGAAGACTGCCGGGCGCCGGTCCAGGATAGTTACCATCAGGCCCGGGAGGCTCTGATGGCCCGCCGGGTGGAGTGGCAGCGCCAATTGCAGGAACACCAGGCGCAAAAGGAGGCCCTGGTGGCCGAATTAAAGGAGTGGCAAACCCGGAAGGAACCCCAGCCTCCGGCCGGGGAGGCACGCCAGCGGGCACGCCAGCGCCGCGGCAACGGCAGCGGGGCGCCCCTTTACGCGGCCTGCGAATTCCGGCCTGAAGTGGAACCGGCCCTCCAGGCGCGACTGGAGGCCACCCTGGAGGCCGCCGGTCTCCTTGACGCCTGGCTGAGCCCCGGTGGCCTGATTGGCGTGGCTGAGGACGAGGAAGAGGTCTGGCTGGAAGCCGCTCCCCTGGCCCTGGGTCCCACCCTGGCCGATTTCCTCTACCCGACGCCCCCGACTGGTAGCGGCCTGACGGAGGACCAGGTGGCCGCCGTCCTGGCGACCATTGCCGTCGATACGGACTACGCGGCCGGAGGGGCAGTTCTTCCAGAAACCGGTCGCTTCCAGCTGGGTCCCCTGGCCGGCCAGGTCCCGGGTAAGCCCCGGGCGGAATACATCGGCCTGGAAACCCGGCGCCAGACCCGCCTGGCGGCCATCGCCCGCCTGGAAGGGTTAATCCAGGAGGAAGAAGAGGTACTGGCCCGCTGCCGGGAGGAACTCCGGCGCCTGGAAGAAGAAGAGACTACCCTGCGGCAGGAACTGGCGGCCTTCCCCGGCGGGGAGGAACTGCGTCACGCCTGGCAGCAATGGGAGAAGGCTCACCTGGCCCTGGAGCAGGCCGCAGCCGTAGTGGCGAGTTGCAGCACCCGGCTGGGGGAGATCGCCCGGGAGCAGCAGCAGGTAACGGCCGATCTGCACCAGCTACTGGCCGGTTCTCCCCTGCCGCCGCGGGAGGCCGGCCTGGAGGCAGCCATGGCCGCTTTGCGCCATTACCGGGAATTGGTCCTGGAATTAAAGGCCGCCTGGCAGCAGGGTCAGAGTTTACTGGCCCGGGCGGAGCGAGCGACCAGCGACCTGGAAGAAGCCCGGGCCCGCCTCGCCCGGGAGGAACAGGAAGAAGCAAGTTTACGCGCCCGCCTGGCCGAGTATCAGGCCCAGGTGGCCGCAGTGGAGAAAATCCTGGCCGACATGGGCCTGGCTGATATTGACCGGCGTCTGAAAGAATTGACCGCCCACCTGGAAGAGTTGAACCGGACCCTTAAATCCCTGACGGAGAAGCACCAACAGCATGATAAGGACCTGGCCGTAGCCCGGACGCGGCTGGAGGGCTTGACGTCCGAACTGGACCGGCGCCGGGAGGCTACCCGGGCAGCCCGGCAAAACTGGGACGACGAGTGGCAGCGCCGGTTGCTAGCTGAATGGGAGGAAGTGGCCGACCCGGCCAGCGACGCCGAACTGGAACAAGTCCTACAGCAAATCGTACGGCGTTACCGGGAACGCTGGGACAAGGCCAACCTGCAGGCGGTTACCAACAGCCTGATGGATGCCTTCCACAGCGCCCGTCAGGCCCTCCTGGATTACGTGCCGGAATTACTCAGCGACGAGGAGAGCGAGCGGTTGCTGGTGGTCTTCTGTCGCGACCGGGACCATCCCCTGACTCCGGCCCTGCTCTTAAAAGAGCTGGAACAGGCCCGGGCCGAGCAGCAGCTCCTTTTAAGCCAGAAAGACCGTGAACTCTACGAGGAGATCCTCTTCCACGACGTGGGCAAGACCATCAGCCAGAAGATTAACCGCGCCGAGCGCTGGGTGCGGGAGATGAACCGGCTCATGCAGGCGCGCCAGACCTCCAGCGGCCTGCGCCTGTCCTTAAAATGGGAGCCGCGCCCGGCTCAGAACGAGCGGGAGATGGATACGGCGGAACTAATAAAGCTGCTGCGCTTCGACCGTCACCTGTTGCGGGACGAGCAGATTGACCGGGTCATTGAACACTTTCGCTCCAGGATTAACTGGGCCCGCCAGGAGGCGGAGAGCCAGGATACCCTGCGCCAGCGGATCAAGCAGGTCCTGGATTACCGGGAGTGGTTCCGGTTTACCCTGTACTACGAAAAGGGCGACCAGCCGCGGCGGGAGTTGACGGACAGCCGCTTCAACGTCCTGAGCGGCGGTGAAAAGGCCATGGCTATGTACATCCCCCTCTTTGCCGCCACCTATTCCCGCTATAGTGACGCCCGGGCCGACGCCCCGCGGCTGATCTCCCTGGACGAGGCCTTTGCCGGGGTGGATGAAGAAAACCTCCAGGATATGTTCGGCCTCCTGACGGAAATGGGCTTTAACTATATGATGACCAGCCAGGTCCTCTGGGGGTGCTATGCCAGCGTACCCGGCCTGGCTATCTACGAACTCTACCGGCCCCGGGGCGCCACCTGCGTCACCATCTTTCACTACCGCTGGGACGGTTACCAGCGGCACCTGGTCGAAAAGGGGAACGGCGAGGACGCCGGCGCTGACCTCCAGGAGGCCCTCGCCGAGGTGGCCGCCGGGGAAGATAGCGATAGTACCGGTACCGCCGCCGGCGCCAAGGCTGTGGTTTTTGGTAGCGTCCCTGGTAGCGATTTTAATTGA
- a CDS encoding TIGR02677 family protein, with product MEQVSSLLKAIPETSYLTAQNVGRYRCIMRFFYLQHQRLRYWLRPEDVYQGVRAMGLLPDYTLELCQQDLNQLVEWQDLVPRHDGGRACTVEEYLRKRFRYQMTPYAVEIERLVLGLEKVRGYGGSLEPSLFETIAIALRELEERQGVFPAGEAGSLWEELYGTFVRLTENASDYIASLQSAKAEELMATEAFLAYKDAVTGYLQSFVQGLQRHAFKIEGLIPALAPQVVAAFLDAVTADIGRRPQLDEPFDATAVRERLEAEWQSLVRWFVGTPTETSDVLFLEQATKDTIARLVRNALQIQEKRRSGVSRRRELDYLGRWFFSLDTIEEAHCLAAYAFGLYRTRHFQGSDTGETDNPDVSMWEVGPNRQHLRSRSRRRLHEGGPEPVISRRAKQEAMRAGYLEEQRREQEMLLAFLRQGAVTISRLGEVTPALRQQLLYWISRCQASRSRSILTPEGIRIALHLPRHGQRALLRAEDGTLDMPDYTLLFTATRGEEETRLRRGAL from the coding sequence GTGGAACAGGTTTCTTCCCTGCTGAAAGCTATACCGGAGACCAGCTACCTGACGGCCCAGAATGTGGGCCGTTATCGCTGTATCATGCGTTTCTTTTACCTCCAGCACCAGCGCCTGCGCTACTGGCTTCGGCCTGAGGATGTCTACCAGGGGGTCAGGGCCATGGGGTTGCTGCCGGATTATACCCTGGAGCTGTGCCAGCAGGACCTGAACCAGCTGGTAGAGTGGCAGGACCTGGTGCCCCGGCATGACGGCGGCCGGGCCTGCACCGTGGAGGAGTACCTGCGCAAGCGCTTTCGCTACCAGATGACTCCTTACGCCGTAGAAATCGAGCGCCTGGTCCTGGGCCTGGAAAAGGTCCGCGGCTACGGTGGCTCCCTGGAGCCATCCCTCTTTGAAACCATCGCGATCGCCCTGCGGGAACTCGAGGAGCGGCAGGGTGTTTTCCCGGCCGGCGAGGCCGGTAGCCTCTGGGAGGAACTCTACGGCACCTTTGTGCGCCTGACGGAAAACGCCTCCGACTATATCGCCAGCCTGCAGAGCGCCAAAGCCGAGGAACTGATGGCCACCGAGGCCTTCTTAGCCTATAAAGACGCCGTTACCGGCTACCTGCAGAGCTTCGTCCAGGGACTGCAGCGCCATGCCTTTAAGATCGAAGGCTTAATCCCGGCCCTGGCGCCGCAGGTGGTGGCCGCCTTTCTGGACGCGGTGACGGCCGATATCGGCCGGCGGCCCCAACTGGACGAGCCCTTTGACGCTACGGCCGTCAGGGAACGCCTGGAGGCCGAATGGCAGAGCCTGGTGCGCTGGTTTGTCGGTACTCCGACGGAGACCAGTGACGTCCTTTTCCTGGAGCAGGCTACCAAGGACACCATTGCCCGCCTGGTGCGCAACGCCCTGCAGATCCAGGAAAAGAGGCGCTCCGGCGTCAGCCGGCGCCGGGAACTGGATTACCTGGGCCGCTGGTTCTTCAGCCTGGATACTATTGAAGAAGCCCACTGCCTGGCGGCCTATGCCTTCGGCCTCTACCGCACCCGCCATTTCCAGGGTAGCGACACCGGCGAAACTGACAACCCCGATGTCTCCATGTGGGAGGTAGGCCCCAATCGCCAGCACCTACGTTCCCGCAGCCGCCGGCGGTTGCATGAGGGCGGCCCGGAACCGGTTATCTCCCGGCGGGCCAAACAGGAGGCCATGCGGGCCGGCTACCTGGAAGAGCAGCGTCGGGAGCAGGAGATGCTCCTGGCCTTCCTGCGCCAGGGTGCGGTCACCATCTCCCGCCTGGGAGAAGTGACCCCGGCCCTGCGGCAGCAGCTCCTTTACTGGATCAGCCGCTGCCAGGCCAGCCGCAGCCGCAGCATCCTGACCCCCGAGGGCATCCGCATCGCCCTCCACCTCCCGCGTCACGGCCAGCGGGCCCTCCTGCGGGCGGAGGACGGTACCCTGGACATGCCCGACTACACCTTGCTTTTCACGGCTACCCGGGGGGAAGAGGAAACCCGGCTGCGGCGCGGGGCATTGTAA
- a CDS encoding TIGR02679 family protein yields the protein MIDRENEMATKAIQAVNESQTLEPSGRKAPADLLAYLQQPGFKRFWDAVRARYIALGRVGGRIQLTDLTPAEQETLGGFLGRDLAGHDRLRVSLATIEAVLLASRWQVDLPACLAAYYGTTINTRPAMTAARERAWEDFCSRAMALAGKEVSRRWLAGLLNSQTAGYRTLVGLYQEDAGKTLSLLATCCRALEEIAQGLPNQPVPVFAARLTGDPHALDQDQPLGRLFWTALLFFLEVQDLDGSAGQRRELLRQVGLQDDDLSSNVLVAGLRVNAGDPLAPLLAAAGNNPLILPLRYLNRPVVWKPGPVYVMENPAVFSVLLAAAGPDWAPALVCPAGQPSVAAWTLLDQLVAAGCRLYYSGDFDPEGLGIGLACQRRYGVAFNPWFFDTAAYRLAPRGLPLTARQRRQLSGMEIPWDKGLVATMLERGLAVYQETLVPAMVNFMNRGPEQQ from the coding sequence ATGATAGATCGTGAAAATGAAATGGCCACCAAAGCAATTCAAGCTGTAAATGAAAGCCAGACGCTGGAGCCTTCTGGGAGAAAGGCCCCTGCAGATCTGCTTGCTTACCTGCAGCAACCGGGGTTCAAGCGCTTCTGGGACGCAGTACGGGCCAGGTATATCGCCCTGGGCCGGGTGGGGGGCCGCATCCAGCTGACCGACCTGACTCCTGCGGAACAGGAAACCCTGGGGGGCTTTCTGGGACGGGACCTAGCCGGCCACGACCGCCTTCGGGTAAGTCTGGCCACGATTGAAGCCGTCCTCCTGGCCAGCCGCTGGCAGGTTGACCTGCCCGCCTGTTTGGCAGCCTATTACGGCACTACCATCAACACCCGGCCGGCGATGACCGCCGCCCGGGAGCGGGCCTGGGAGGATTTTTGTTCCCGGGCCATGGCCCTGGCCGGGAAGGAGGTCAGCCGGCGGTGGCTGGCCGGCCTATTGAACAGCCAGACCGCCGGTTACCGCACCCTGGTCGGCCTTTACCAGGAGGACGCGGGGAAGACCCTGTCCCTGCTGGCCACCTGTTGCCGGGCCCTGGAGGAAATTGCCCAGGGCCTGCCTAACCAACCTGTGCCTGTCTTTGCGGCCCGGCTGACGGGCGACCCCCATGCCCTGGACCAGGACCAGCCCCTGGGCCGGCTTTTCTGGACCGCCCTCCTGTTCTTCCTGGAAGTACAGGATCTTGACGGCAGCGCCGGGCAGCGGCGTGAGCTCTTACGGCAGGTAGGCCTCCAGGATGACGACCTCTCCTCCAACGTCCTGGTGGCGGGCTTGAGGGTCAACGCCGGGGACCCCCTGGCCCCCCTCCTGGCGGCGGCCGGCAATAACCCCCTTATTTTACCGCTACGCTACTTGAACCGGCCGGTGGTCTGGAAACCTGGCCCCGTCTATGTTATGGAAAACCCGGCGGTCTTCAGCGTTCTGCTGGCGGCTGCTGGCCCGGACTGGGCGCCGGCCCTGGTCTGCCCGGCGGGGCAGCCCAGCGTGGCTGCCTGGACCCTTTTGGACCAGCTGGTGGCCGCCGGCTGCCGGCTTTATTATAGCGGCGATTTCGACCCGGAGGGTCTGGGCATTGGCCTGGCCTGCCAGCGCCGATACGGGGTCGCTTTTAACCCCTGGTTTTTTGATACGGCGGCCTACCGCCTGGCTCCACGGGGGCTTCCCCTGACAGCCCGGCAGCGCCGTCAACTTTCCGGTATGGAAATCCCCTGGGACAAAGGACTGGTGGCGACCATGCTGGAACGGGGCCTGGCCGTTTACCAGGAGACCCTGGTTCCGGCTATGGTCAACTTCATGAACCGGGGCCCGGAACAGCAGTAG
- a CDS encoding SDH family Clp fold serine proteinase, whose product MGRAERLPLLQQIEEERQSAVICYFTGDRENLGTRVAPDVIRVFYRHLLALGPRPRIDLFLYTRGGDVLTPWRLVNLLREFTPYLGVLVPFRAASAGTLLCLGADEVVMGRLGELGPIDPSVANAFNPEDPANPAARLPVSVEDVTAFLALAREIAGLEGEGSMVAIFNQLVNRVHPLALGNVHRNYALIRSLARKLLQMHLPAEEQDRVEDIIQNLTERLYAHNHMISRREARQEISLPVVTPSEHLEDLMWQLYLDYESDLQLLEPFNPAVMLQPRDFSLDFEAAAGIVESVPCLDAFIFNGTITREIEPRDGAPPVNVTFTRQGWRQLV is encoded by the coding sequence ATGGGAAGGGCCGAACGCCTGCCCTTGCTGCAGCAAATCGAAGAGGAACGCCAATCTGCCGTGATCTGCTATTTTACCGGTGACCGGGAAAACCTGGGCACCCGGGTGGCCCCGGATGTCATCCGGGTCTTCTACCGCCACCTCCTGGCCCTGGGGCCGCGGCCCCGTATTGATCTTTTCCTTTATACCCGCGGTGGTGATGTCCTGACTCCCTGGCGCCTGGTCAACCTGTTGCGTGAGTTTACCCCGTACCTGGGGGTCCTGGTGCCCTTTCGCGCCGCCAGCGCCGGCACCCTCCTCTGCCTGGGGGCCGACGAGGTCGTCATGGGCCGTCTGGGGGAACTGGGGCCTATCGACCCCAGCGTGGCTAACGCCTTTAACCCGGAAGACCCGGCTAATCCGGCAGCCCGCCTGCCGGTCAGCGTCGAGGACGTTACCGCTTTCCTGGCCCTGGCCCGGGAGATCGCCGGCCTGGAGGGCGAAGGCAGTATGGTCGCCATCTTTAATCAACTGGTCAACAGGGTTCATCCTCTGGCCCTGGGCAATGTCCACCGTAACTACGCCCTCATCCGCTCCCTGGCAAGGAAACTACTGCAAATGCACCTGCCGGCGGAGGAACAAGACCGGGTGGAGGATATCATTCAAAACCTGACGGAGAGGCTCTACGCCCACAACCATATGATCTCCCGCCGGGAGGCCCGGCAAGAGATCAGTCTTCCGGTCGTGACGCCTTCCGAACACCTGGAGGATCTCATGTGGCAGCTTTATCTGGACTATGAAAGTGATCTCCAGCTCCTGGAACCCTTTAACCCGGCTGTAATGCTGCAACCACGGGATTTTTCCCTCGATTTCGAAGCTGCTGCCGGGATTGTTGAGAGCGTCCCCTGCCTGGATGCCTTTATTTTTAACGGTACCATCACCCGGGAAATCGAGCCCCGGGACGGAGCCCCACCAGTCAACGTCACCTTTACCCGCCAGGGCTGGCGGCAGCTGGTTTAA
- a CDS encoding YbjQ family protein has protein sequence MLTTTTNTIEGRQIKEYLGVVAGEAIMGANIVRDLFASITDIVGGRSGAYEEKLAQAREVALKEMADKARRLGGDAVVGVDLDYEVIREGMLMVTAAGTAVRLD, from the coding sequence GTGCTTACTACCACCACCAACACCATCGAAGGTCGCCAGATTAAAGAGTACCTGGGAGTAGTCGCCGGCGAGGCCATCATGGGCGCCAACATCGTCCGCGACCTCTTCGCCAGTATTACCGACATCGTCGGCGGTCGTTCCGGGGCTTACGAGGAGAAACTGGCCCAGGCCCGGGAGGTCGCCCTGAAGGAAATGGCCGACAAAGCCCGGCGCCTGGGCGGGGACGCCGTCGTCGGCGTCGACCTGGACTACGAGGTCATCAGGGAAGGCATGCTCATGGTCACCGCCGCAGGCACTGCCGTCAGGCTTGATTAA
- a CDS encoding DUF523 domain-containing protein, protein MGTILVSACLAGVNCKYSGGHNLVPALAELVRQGRAVPVCPETLGGLAIPRPPAEIRGGDGHDVLAGKARVVDREGRDVTAAFLRGAQATLAKARGVNADLIVLKEKSPSCGSGLIYDGTFSGTTRPGAGVTAALLREQGYRVISEGEFTNS, encoded by the coding sequence ATGGGTACAATCCTCGTTAGCGCCTGCCTGGCCGGAGTTAACTGCAAATACAGCGGCGGCCATAACCTGGTGCCGGCCCTGGCCGAATTGGTACGCCAGGGCCGGGCCGTACCGGTCTGCCCGGAAACCCTGGGGGGGCTGGCTATTCCCCGGCCGCCGGCGGAGATCCGGGGCGGCGACGGCCATGATGTCCTGGCCGGTAAGGCACGGGTGGTGGATCGTGAGGGCCGTGACGTGACGGCAGCTTTCTTGCGGGGGGCGCAGGCCACCCTGGCGAAGGCGCGAGGGGTAAACGCGGATTTAATCGTTCTCAAAGAAAAAAGCCCTTCCTGCGGCAGCGGGCTAATCTACGACGGCACCTTCAGCGGCACCACCCGTCCCGGTGCAGGCGTCACGGCGGCTTTGCTGCGGGAGCAGGGGTACAGGGTGATAAGCGAGGGGGAGTTTACCAACTCCTGA